The window acaaagtactgagtaaagggtctgaatacttgtgtaaatgtggcacagtggtctaaaaGGTACTGCATCGCAATTACTACAGATCCCGCTGtagttttggtacccttccccagatctgtgcctcgacacaatcctgtctcggagttctaagGACAATTTCCTctacctcacggcttggttttggctctgacatgcactgtcaactgtgggaccttatatagacaggtgtgtgcctttccaatgtccaatcaaattaattttcgacaggtggactccaatcaagttccaaacttcttccatttaagaatgatggaggccactgtgttcttggggaccttcaatgctgcagatctgACTTCCTCATACACAGAAACCCATCACACATTTTCTGCCTCATAAAAAAAGGGTCATACAGAGACCACAAAGCAGACACTGAGTTGTGGATGTGGACTTAAGGAGGGCGTAGagtacacattttttttaaactgtttttgcattgtcattatggggtattgtgtgtagattgatgaagggaatttaaaaaaaaatccattttagaataaggctctaacgttacaacatgtggaaaaagtcaaggggtctgaatactttccgaaggcaatgTATAAGGTACCATGATAATAACAAATCACAGATTATTATCTGCATATGATTTAGGCAGTGAAAGATAGCACTTGGTTGAACACACCACAGCATTTAAGGCACGAGACAATTTGCGTTAATGTAACTCTATTAAGCATATGTACAAATATGTAAGTTATGCTCTTCCCCGAGGATAAGAATGTCCTCCAAATGAATAAATAACGTCATATCTGATTATATCATCAATAAAATAAACCCCACTGTAAGAAATTAATCCACGGTGAGAGATTGGAGTCCAAAAAAGCATTAATCATCCTGAATCTaacaggctgtgtcccaaatggcaccctaattccctatGTATTGCATAGGGtttagggtaccatttgggatgcaaacaggCTCACCCTCTTCTACATGCCGTACACTGACACCAACGCTCTGACttccccacacacagacacccatcgCATAGTTCCTGCCTCACAAAAAAAGCTCATACAAAGCAGACAGTGAGTTGTGGATGTGGACCTAAGGAGGGCGTAGAGTACAGCCCAGTCAGGATTAATGGGCTGACTGTAGATTTATGTCTGTGTTCTGCATTCGTTCAGAAGGGAGGGTACTGTGAGCCAGGGCCTAGGAGGACAGCTGAGCTGAAGGGGCCTCAGAAccacatcctcctctttctctcctcattgACCACACATTCAccctacacactgacagagaTTAGTACAGAGGTAACCAGGAAGAAATGGAGAGGTTACAAGGACCATTAGGCATGGTTATATTAAAATGCAGCACAGTACTTTTTCAGAGTTATGATCATTGAAATGTGGTTCCATTAAGTCAGTCCAGTTGATCTTGCCTGTTAATACCTCTAAAGAACACCCCAGTTTGCTATTGAATTTACAATTTTGGCTGCATTTTAGTTCCCAATATGGTCTATTCCATAGTGAAGTTTCCTCTagatacagatctaggatcagcttctccTCTCccaagcctaaccttaaccattagtggggggaAATGCAAAACGAACCCAAGATCTGCATCTAAGGGCAACTACACTTTACTCTTTATTTTACTGAAGGGGGCAATGCAACTGGCCACAGAGGCGGAGCTAAAGCTTCAGAAGGCGGAGGAGCAGTGCCATGATTCGCTAAGGACATCCTTTATGGAGTGTCGACCCTGCCTGGAAGACACGTGCAAGACATTTTACACCTCCACCTGCCGGAGAggcttctcctccttctctttcaaAGTAAGGCATTTATCTCTGCCTTCAAGGCCCCTTACACATCCACGGCTGCATCGACCCATGTCTTATCAAGTAGGCCCAAGATTGGTACAAATTCAGCTCCATTTAGGTATTTGGTTCTCTTCTGCTCACAGGTGGAGGAGTTCTTCAGGAAGTTATCCTCCCAACTGGAAACTCCAGACCAGGTTGTCAATCAGAACCAAGATAACCTGACCCAGATCCAGAACTCGGACGATCCAGATCTGGAGCTGGTGCGGCTGAATGCCTCCTTCAGTCAGATGCAAGGGAAAATGAGCTCCCTGCACAACCGGAGCACAGAGCTGGTCGACAACATGCACCAAGAGTTTGGCCATGGCTTCTGGGTGGCCTTCACCACTAAGCTGAAGCCCGAGCCCCTCTCCCCCACACAGGAGTCCCCTAGTGGGGGCTTCTTCATGGGCATGGGCCGCCTTGGCAGCATGGGCCTAGATGATGTGCTGGAGGAAGTATATGACTTTGGCCGGGCTGTAGTGGAAGACTTCAGCGATGCAATGACAGATGTCTTGGACGAGATGCAGGAGGCTGTAGATGAGGAGTCTTGGCAGCAGAGAGGTATCCAATGATAATAGCCATTCGATACACATTCAGACTACTGGCAAATTTGATCATTATCAGATTTGTCAGGAAATACAGTATCTATTTCATATACCATTATATAATGTTGAGATTTCAAGATCTAAGTACTATAGTCAACGATTGTATAGTATGAAGATGCCTAGAAACTGCTCCTCCAATATAAATCCCAGATTGCGTTTGTAGGCAATGTCATGgcaacgttggctagctaaactCATGCGCATAAACACGTCATCGTGTCTAACTGTCATTCTCGCACCGAACTGCTCATGTGCAGGCCGTCAAATCAGAGGCACCCCTTCATCCCTTTcatgaggttggagtaataacatgttcagctACGTAAGACATTGACTCGAATCTAGTTTGTGCCTTTAGATTTAGAGAAAAAATAACAACCAATACTTTCTCCCATTGACTTCCCAAACCCCAAACCCCTGATTGGTCTGTCAAGTCTGCTTTGCAAAGTGTTCCCAAAATAATTTCAATGTTGggtctctgggtttagaaactctgtgctaTAGTTATCACATTGTGGTGTTTCTCTAATTTGATACAGCTCCGATGATGTTTTCCTGTGTGCTGTGCCCCTTTCCAAAAACACAGAGTCCTTCCCTAGCTGGAGCTGGGTCCCAGTTCCATTCCCAGACATGTATCTCTGTAGACAGCTCCGCAGGCAGGTAGCAGAGTGCTGGCAGCTGCAGAGACTGTGCGAATCCTGTCAGGACACTTTGGTGAAAGGTAAATATTGATGATCATTATTGAACTCTCATTGATTTAAAAGGTTGCCTGTCCTATTGGAACACATGGTTCAAATCACACATTGCGCCCCTTGGCGATTCCCATGAAATGGTGTTCTACGGTCTAGCTTCTAGACTGTTAACTTAAGTGTTTGACCACGCCGTTGTGTAACAGAGTTGGTCTCAATTTGCAAATCACTAGCTTTTCTAGTGTAATTAGCTAAGACAGGGACAGGtaaggaagctatactgttaagCAAGCACAGTGTTATAGGGGGgaatggggtaagttgagcaaaATGGGTAAATTGAActacccttgtttctaggaaaccatataCAAAATGTCTCATTtcaccaaatatttaggaagaggttgTCAATTCATGGAAtttgtgaaggaagaaaccacacgGAAAAGGTTGtagcaagttaggtccaaaaacTGATTTTCACCAAGTCTAATTAATatattgtgttagaggtttcatgatgcttgtatctaaaccaaagtagatcatttaAAGGTTGTTCTCTAGATCAGTTGTGGTCTCTATAAACTTAAATATGAGGTACATAAACCTAGCATGAAATGTCTTCCTTGtaactgtgtgggctaatatagtcaaaatgtttgccttggggtaaattgagccaatggcaagttgagcaaattgaagtgttttcttctCAGTTGTAACGCAAGGCATTATCGCTGGGATAGGAGataacaacagggcctggcctatgttaaaagtgtttttaaaaaaaagttacacCTGTGTTAACAGCTGCTTAAAATGATTAACAGACAAAAACgcgattgtgttgaattgtgtttgggaaataaagatagacatggttttaaaaggtagtggtaatattacATTTAGTACAGAAATGTGTAGgcggcttaacttaccctgtccagtggtaatgttttacatacattctgattatttccaggggtACACAACATCCTGACATACATGTAGACATCTTCGTCATAaataatactatatttcccttgacagagTTGATGCTAAATGTAAGAAATGTCTACATTTCTCCCCACATCTGTATCATGTTCCCCCAGAGTGTCCCAGTGTTAGGGAACTCCACTCTGCGCTGGAGGAGACCTACCGGCTGCTCAACACGTCTCGTCTGCAGTATGAGGAGATGCTGCAGGTGGTCCAGAAACACACGGATGACACACGCACCTGGCTCAACGCCATGGAGGCCAAATATGGCTGGGTGACGCAGCTCACCAATGGCACCCTGGGTCCTCAGTACATCTTCGGTGTGAGCGGGGCAAGTTCACAGGACACACGTAAATGGTTGTCCTTTTGTACCTCTGAtggtgatgatgttgttgttgatgatgatttCAGCCCTTTAgaaaaagaaaaaatatatattattctcATGATTACTGTGTTGTAATATGTTTCCAGGTGGTTCTACAGGTGAGGGATAATGGGTTTAAAGGTGACACCAGAGTGGTGTTGAACATCCTGAACTCTCCTTTATTAACCCTCTCCGTCCCCGCAGAGCTAGAGGTGCAGGACTCTGCCTTCATTCAGTATGTGGTCCAAGAGGCCCTGGCCCACTACAAACAGTCAAAGGTAAGTATAAAGTCTGCAGCTAGGCAAAACGTACATGCCATGACTACAGTACCCAGACAATTCCTTATAATTTAAATGTCTCATACAGTATGCTATAGGCCCAAGCTAGTTATACATGACAAAAGTAAGGGGTTGTATCCTGCATTGTTTCTGATTCTTTCACAGATATGAAGTAATCCGAGGATTTTGCATGCTGTGCTATTCATAAGCCTCAATTTACCATTGTGTGTCTACCAGTTCCTTGGAATGGAGCATTATGTTTAAGGTTGTATGCAACATTTGGTCGAGCTACGAGCTATACTCTATACACTAAGTGATGgaataaaaaaatgtaagcaACATGTGTTTGATCAACTTTTACATTTTACTGATGATTAAACTGTGATTGTGAACATTTCCatggttatttttatttatttatgttcatACATCACTCGTTTCTGATCACTCGTCTCTATATTCGCGGCATATAGAGAGGCGGGGATTACCTTTTGCGCGTTTTTTCCCCAATCTCCCATTGGTCCAGTTGTAAAACCAAGAATCACGCTTGCCCTCGTCTTTTACTTGATTGGAGGAATATCTTCTATGTAGGTGTGTCTTCGAGGGAAAACCAAAATAAACCGGGAAATGTTAAATTTAACACAGGAGTAGAAGAAGTCAACCAGTGCTACCACTGCATGAATTGTGtcagtattttttgttgttgttgttaaactAACCAACAAAATGCCTGCTACTTCTGACATACACACAGCGGAACCTTGTAATAACGAAGAGCCTAAGAAGGCAGATAGTCAGGTGGGACAAagttcgttctctctcttctgtgatGAACGCGGGTATCTGAACCAATGTGAATACATTTTGCAACATGGACATCGAAAGGGAGACCGAACAGGAACGGGGGTCATCTCTGTTTTCGGTTCACAAACGAGATACAGTCTCCGGGGTAAGTCGATTTAACTAATGTTAAGTATGTGTGGGAAGTTGTGCGTAGACGGTTAATGCACGATTAAAACATATGTAATTTTCCCGCCATGGCGGGAATTGCACAACCTAAGTTGAACGTTGCCTTCTTAACTGGCTTTGCATGGGACCTCTGTTCAAATGACTAGctttttttttccgtttatcattCCAGATCAGTTTCCTTTGCTGACGACGAAAAGGGTTTTCTGGAAAGGAATTCTCGAAGAACTACTGTGGTTTATCAAAGTAAGAAGGAAGCCATGTCCCCCGAAATAATGCACCAGTGACcacgtttacatgcacaccaatatccAGAAATTATTCGGAATACTCAAGTATTCTGTTTTTTAAGTTGGCTAATATTAACGTCATATCCCCTTAACAATGACCGGAATACAAGCTTTCCCGGGTTATGTGAAACTAGGAGAAAATGCCTAGGATATGGTGCTTTTTAGACGGGGAAACTCATGTAAACATCTTATTCGGTTTACTGTTTTACGCGGTCTGCGCAGGCTCCGGTTGCATAAATCGTGCCATCGTCACACAACACCCTAGACTGCGAACACCCGTGATTCAAACGTCATCGCACAACACCATAGACTGTTGGCAGTCTGGTGACGTTTCCATCTgactgtcaaacaaatcacttcaaaaagtaggctacctgtgcAGTTAGATCCACCATTAATAATGCCATTTATTTATCTGATATTCCATACGGGACCTTAATGCATACTGGCTACTTTCACCCCCAATAATTAACTACATTTGTTAGGCCATTTGTTTGTCAACTATAGTTGAATACATGCAGCTTCTATTCTGTCATAACTTGTTACCTTATAAGACTAGTCCTCACCAAAACAATGTCATGAATCTATAGAATGAATGCATTAATCTAGTTAACACCGGTGAAGTTGTCTCTTTCATTTAGGAACCGGGAGAAAAAGCAACAACTCAAACCGTGGAAAGATTGGACCTGTGTAAAATGTCCAATGCCATCAGTTTGATCGGTTTTAAAGAAATTAAAAGCTGAGAACGATGAAACACGTTTCTGATAAGACTTCAGTTCGTCTGGGACGCAtgttttatgtggttgaaatacagtCTGTGTGGAAGATAACACTCGAGATGCTGAACAATATTATTTCTTCACTCCTGTTGCTGAGCAAATGATTATTTGTTGTATCCATTATTCTGCAAGAGTAAATATTATATTTCCCTACATGTGAAAGGTTATAGGCCTACAGCCAGTGTCCGTCCACACTTCAGTTTTCTGTTCCATTTTACCCATATGAAGTTAAATTAGGAATATTCTGTTTATTCACGGATACAGGGATACTTGTGAACGGGATATCACATGTTCATGTAAACAGATATTCCTGAATAAGATCTTAAGTGCGACATGAGCTGCTATCCGGAATACTGTATGCATGTAAACTGGTCACTGTTATAATGCATTGAATTTAATGTTTCCACTAGATGGCGCGCCATACCAATACATCGGCCAGAGACGTTTGACGGATCTTGTTCTGTGTGTTTGCTGTAGGGCTCAACAAATGCCAAGGAGCTCGCAGAGAAAGGGGTGAAGATCTGGGATGCAAATGGATCGAGACAGTTCCTGGACAAAATGGGGTTTATAGACCGGGAGGAGGGAGACTTGGGACCCGTGTACGGTTTCCAGTGGAGGCACTATGGTGCAGAATACAGCGACATGCACAAAGGTCCATCACCCTGACATGGTGTTGTAGGATTATGTTGTGTTTCAATCCAACCAATTTGAACTGTAGTGCTTAATTCTCTTGCCTAATACTTCACTTTATAGATTACACAGGACAAGGTGTGGACCAACTACAGATGGTTATTGACACTATCAAGACTAATCCAGAAGACAGGAGAATCATAATGTGTGCATGGAACCCCAAGGGTATTTGACTGATATATTCCATTCTGATTTTGCACAGGTCTAGATATTACATTTGCAGTAATGATTTCAATGTGTATTCCACACTTAACAGTCAAGTGTTGGTTTGTATCGCTCACACCCACTCCTGTGCTGTTCTCAGACCTGCCCCACATGGTGCTGCCCCCCTGCCATGCCCTGTGCCAGTTCTATGTCATTGACGGGGAGCTGTCGTGTCAGCTGTACCAGCGCTCGGGGGACATGGGCTTGGGAGTGCCCTTCAACATCGCCAGCTACGCCCTCCTCACCTACATGATCGCTCACATCACAGGACTCAAGGTGGGGCAGACACTGGTTTAAATATCCTACTCTCAACACCTCCCTTGATTTGACTAAAAGAAAAGAGGATATTTTAATAAGAGGTGTAGTAAATTTACAAGATTTCTTGCCTTGTTTCCCCTTTTTAGCCTGGGGACTTTGTGCACACTCTGGGAGATGCTCACATCTACAGCAACCACGTCGAACCCCTCAAAGTGCAGGTAGGTTCATGACCGATACAGCAACACGGGCAACTTTGACATTGAGATATACACTGCAGTGACGGATGTGTAATGCTACAGCCAATGAGATGTGtatgcatacagtaccagttaagtttggccacacctactcattcaagggttcttctttattttgactattttctacaatgtaataATATTGTCCATTTTGATGTTGTCCGTCAACAGATGACTCCCATTTTAAGAACCATTGTCTCAATCTATAGTTTTTGGACACAATGTCTGGCCGCAGCCTAAACGTGATGACCCTTCCCTTACAGCTCCAGAGAGAGATTCGGCCCTTCCCCAAGCTGAAGGTCCTCCGGACGGTTGAGAAAATAGATGACTTCCATGCAGAAGACTTTGAGATTGTTGACTACAATCCCCACCCCACCATCAAAATGCAGATGGCAGTTTAAATGGGCTTCAATTAACTAATATATGGGTGGTTGTCCTTTTAACTGATTTAAATATTCAGGTACAGTCTACCTGTtgccttttttattttatttttagattTAATTGTGTATTTTGTTTGTCATGTGATTTTTGTAAATAAAGAATTTATACATTTAGTTGGCACAGAGCATTGGAAACATGTTCTAATATTAAACAATTTATtgagacagaacagtagagtacagatcTAGGATACGCTTACACTTCCCCCAGTCATAACCTTAACAATTCATGGGGGAAATGAATAACGGACCCAAGATCCACTTCTAGGGGCAGCTTCACCCTACTCCACATTCCTCACGGGTCCAGGAGCTTCTTCCACATTTCTGAAGGGTAACAGTGTCTCAACATCTCACTGGAGTAGCCTGGATCCTAATGGAACAATGACCAACAGAAATGATGGCCATTGTGATCATTATGACTAAAACATACCTTGGGAGGCATGTAGTGGGTGTTCTGAATCACATGACTTAAAGTGCTCATCCTGAGAGACTGGAACAGATTTAATTTCAGCTCCTGACCCCAGGTCAAATATTAGTTATAATTACATGGATTTTAAAGTAATTATGGGGGTCATGGTTATATTgactgttttgtcattgtggctGGAATATTACCAAGTGACAGTGAAAGG is drawn from Oncorhynchus tshawytscha isolate Ot180627B linkage group LG29, Otsh_v2.0, whole genome shotgun sequence and contains these coding sequences:
- the LOC112227971 gene encoding clusterin-like protein 1 isoform X3 → MRKSCTCESTPVKMRALLILTLYISSLGVLHCGPDPSPTELSEDVLQGLSRDGERYVDEEMKRALFGVKRMKEVMEKNQEKHEHLMKTLKESSDKRKGAMQLATEAELKLQKAEEQCHDSLRTSFMECRPCLEDTCKTFYTSTCRRGFSSFSFKVEEFFRKLSSQLETPDQVVNQNQDNLTQIQNSDDPDLELVRLNASFSQMQGKMSSLHNRSTELVDNMHQEFGHGFWVAFTTKLKPEPLSPTQESPSGGFFMGMGRLGSMGLDDVLEEVYDFGRAVVEDFSDAMTDVLDEMQEAVDEESWQQRESFPSWSWVPVPFPDMYLCRQLRRQVAECWQLQRLCESCQDTLVKECPSVRELHSALEETYRLLNTSRLQYEEMLQVVQKHTDDTRTWLNAMEAKYGWVTQLTNGTLGPQYIFGVSGVVLQVRDNGFKGDTRVVLNILNSPLLTLSVPAELEVQDSAFIQYVVQEALAHYKQSKI
- the LOC112227971 gene encoding clusterin-like protein 1 isoform X2 yields the protein MRALLILTLYISSLGVLHCGPDPSPTELSEDVLQGLSRDGERYVDEEMKRALFGVKRMKEVMEKNQEKHEHLMKTLKESSDKRKGAMQLATEAELKLQKAEEQCHDSLRTSFMECRPCLEDTCKTFYTSTCRRGFSSFSFKVEEFFRKLSSQLETPDQVVNQNQDNLTQIQNSDDPDLELVRLNASFSQMQGKMSSLHNRSTELVDNMHQEFGHGFWVAFTTKLKPEPLSPTQESPSGGFFMGMGRLGSMGLDDVLEEVYDFGRAVVEDFSDAMTDVLDEMQEAVDEESWQQRESFPSWSWVPVPFPDMYLCRQLRRQVAECWQLQRLCESCQDTLVKECPSVRELHSALEETYRLLNTSRLQYEEMLQVVQKHTDDTRTWLNAMEAKYGWVTQLTNGTLGPQYIFGVSGVVLQVRDNGFKGDTRVVLNILNSPLLTLSVPAELEVQDSAFIQYVVQEALAHYKQSKVSIKSAARQNVHAMTTVPRQFLII
- the LOC112227971 gene encoding clusterin-like protein 1 isoform X1, translated to MRKSCTCESTPVKMRALLILTLYISSLGVLHCGPDPSPTELSEDVLQGLSRDGERYVDEEMKRALFGVKRMKEVMEKNQEKHEHLMKTLKESSDKRKGAMQLATEAELKLQKAEEQCHDSLRTSFMECRPCLEDTCKTFYTSTCRRGFSSFSFKVEEFFRKLSSQLETPDQVVNQNQDNLTQIQNSDDPDLELVRLNASFSQMQGKMSSLHNRSTELVDNMHQEFGHGFWVAFTTKLKPEPLSPTQESPSGGFFMGMGRLGSMGLDDVLEEVYDFGRAVVEDFSDAMTDVLDEMQEAVDEESWQQRESFPSWSWVPVPFPDMYLCRQLRRQVAECWQLQRLCESCQDTLVKECPSVRELHSALEETYRLLNTSRLQYEEMLQVVQKHTDDTRTWLNAMEAKYGWVTQLTNGTLGPQYIFGVSGVVLQVRDNGFKGDTRVVLNILNSPLLTLSVPAELEVQDSAFIQYVVQEALAHYKQSKVSIKSAARQNVHAMTTVPRQFLII
- the tyms gene encoding thymidylate synthase — its product is MPATSDIHTAEPCNNEEPKKADSQVGQSSFSLFCDERGYLNQCEYILQHGHRKGDRTGTGVISVFGSQTRYSLRDQFPLLTTKRVFWKGILEELLWFIKGSTNAKELAEKGVKIWDANGSRQFLDKMGFIDREEGDLGPVYGFQWRHYGAEYSDMHKDYTGQGVDQLQMVIDTIKTNPEDRRIIMCAWNPKDLPHMVLPPCHALCQFYVIDGELSCQLYQRSGDMGLGVPFNIASYALLTYMIAHITGLKPGDFVHTLGDAHIYSNHVEPLKVQLQREIRPFPKLKVLRTVEKIDDFHAEDFEIVDYNPHPTIKMQMAV